The DNA region TTCTAATATTTGTGCTTGATGACTGACACCAATTTTGACTTCAAGTGGTGCTCTTTATTCATATACTTGTAATTTGGAATTATGTTTTTTGATCTGTCTGCAAGCTGACAACTATTTTATTTTGATTCTTGTTCCCAGCAATTGAGTCTCTGCCTGATGTGATTCTTCAATACATATTGTCGCATATCAGTAATGGACGTGATGTGGCGTATTGCAATTGTGTTTCTAAGCGATGGAAGAACTCATTGGCTTATATCAGATCTCTCTGTTTTTCTCGCAACGCATTTGATAACCCTCCTCATGATGAAGATTCTGACATCGTTGTGAGAAGAATGGTATCAGCTGTTGAGCGATTGGAGGAGCTAATTGTTTTCTGCCCTTTCTCCCCTTCCGGCCTTGCTTCATGGCTAGCACTTGCAGGTCCTTCTCTTTCTTATCTCGAGCTTCGAATGGACAACCTTGGCGACACCGCGATTGTTCATGAGAGCCCGTCAAAATTGGATTGCATTGGTGCAGCAATGAATTTGGAAATTCTGAAACTGTGGGGTGTCTTGATTGAACGTATCCCTAAATGGGATGAGTTCCATAATCTTAAAATCCTTGAAGTTGTTGGGGCAAGATTGGAGGATGCTGCAGTGAATGCTGTGATTCGGTCTTGCCCAAATCTGACAAAGTTGTTACTGCTTGGGTGTGAAGGCGTCCAATCAATTTCAATTGACCTGCCATTTCTAGAGGACTGTAGGCTGGATTTTTATGGTCTTGGAAACTGTTCGCTTTCGCTCACTGCCCCTAAGATTGAATCTCTTGAGGTACAAGGCTGTAGCTGGATTAGGGTCCCTGAAACCAAGCATTTGAAAAAGCTTTCAATTTCCAATAGTGCAGGTAGTTGAATTGAATGGTTAAAGTGATTCTTGTACTTTTGAATTTCTTACTGGCCTTTGGTTTTTCTATTGCTCCCATGTAATTTACTAAATTATCAGCTTTGTCAATGTCACCTCAATTTAATTTCTTTCTTGTCAATTTCTTACAGGGAGAGTGTACATGATTGATTTTGGAAAGCTTACAGCCCTGGAGGCCCTGTCGATGCGGGGCATTCAGTGGTGCTGGGAGGCAATATGTAAGATGCTGAGATTGGCAAGTGATGTGAAACATCTTTTTATGAAGGTGGAATTCACTGGGGACTATGATGCTCTTCAACCCTTTCCAGAGATTGATTTTGTTGACTTTTTCAACAGCCATCCCAAGCTGCTCAAGTTTGATATCCATGGAGCCATGTTTGCAGCACTATGCCAGAAGAACAGTCTAAAACATGTAAGCTTATGTTTGGAAACTTAATTTCGCGCACTTATAACTGTGATTTCAACGAATCTACCAACTGCAGCTTTTGGAAGGATGCGTGTTGAAAATGGAATGACTGAAAACAAACAGGCTTTAAATTCATAATAGCTTTGATCTTTAAAATCTGTGCGCGTGCTGTGCGTGTATGTGCTGTGTTCTATAACATCCTATCTAAACAATGCATTCTTTTATTTTACAGGTTGATTCTGACTTTGTGATTCCATGTTTGGAGGAGGTCTTAATCACTGTGAGATCACCATTAAATGCTGAGCAGAAAATGAGTACTCTCGAATCCTTGTTGAGGTACGGGAAGAATTTAAGGACCATGGTTATCAAGATTCTTCAGATGAAGGGTTCACATAACAGTGCTGATGATTTTTTTGACGAGATTTGCCGGTTTCGATACATGCACCGTGAGATAATTCGAATAGAATAAAGCTTGATGCAATCTGTTGATGCAGTTTTAAATGCGGAGCGTTTCATGCCGATTTTCAGTTTCAGCTGGACTTCTGAATTGATTATGACTTTACTTCTGTGGAGTTAATTTATTGTTTTGTATGTCATTTAAAATTTGATAATCTCTTTTCATTTAATTTCTGAGAATAAAGAGTTTACCTCCTCTCCCATGACTCTCAAAAGCACAGTAAAACAATGTTGTAGAAATTAGTTGGATAAAAACATGTTTTTGGATAGAATATTATCGCAGAAGTTAATCCATGTAGCTGAGATAAGATTTGGTTGTTGTTGTACTGTTTCCGGTAGATAATCAAGCTTATTTAGGAGGAGGACCAGAATAATCAAAGGTTTGGTACTGAATTTGTGCTGACCAGGAATATGTTACCGTTTGTCCATACTTTCAGAGAAGGAAACTATTGTGGAGACTTTATAGCAAAGATGGGTGCCAAAAGCAATGGTCCTTTGGTGTTTCTTGATCCACCTCCTACAGAGATGGATATTTTACTGCTTGCTGATGCCATGGGTACGAGTTTGTGAGGCATTAAGTCCTAGTTTCTTTGTCTTGTTTTTGCCTTTTCTTGTTGTAACAAAAATAATTGAGTTTCAATTTATATTTGGAATCTCTTTGTAAGCTCATATTTTGAACTTACATTTTATGACTTATGATTTATAAGTTTTTTTTCTTTAATAATTTTGTTCGGTAATTGTTATTTTCTCGTAAgtttatagtttttttttttactGATTTATAGTTTTTTAATAAGCTAATTCAAATGAGAGTTTCTTCAATCTTGTCATGTTTGTCCTTTTTTCTTGGAGTTTACGCTCGAGGGAATCCATTTGAGTTGGAGTCTCAAGTTTCTTATCAATAAGCTTCTTGATGTATTTATAAATTAAACTCCTTTTGCCATCCAAGAATGTGAGGCGGTTGAAATTAAACAACACCAAAAACGAGTCAGGGTGAAGGTGAAATGAATGACATAGACACCATAATTTCTTAATGCATCCCATAAATTTTTTTAGTCACTACATAAATACAGTTAACGTTAAAATATTCTAGAAATATACCTTTGAAATATTTTAGAGGTTAAATTACGTCAGATCCTTCTTCCTTCTCATTTCTCATTTTATTCAAACTTAACTTCaaactctctcaatttttctctcTATACCAAGTCAAAACTCAATCAACAAAGCTCAAAGAAACTTCAATCAATATCTTTAACATCAGAAACATCAATCACTTGTAAGTCTTTTGAGTTTTTGATAAATTTTTGAGTTTTTGTGTAAATGAGT from Lathyrus oleraceus cultivar Zhongwan6 chromosome 1, CAAS_Psat_ZW6_1.0, whole genome shotgun sequence includes:
- the LOC127085458 gene encoding F-box protein At1g10780, which codes for MSIESLPDVILQYILSHISNGRDVAYCNCVSKRWKNSLAYIRSLCFSRNAFDNPPHDEDSDIVVRRMVSAVERLEELIVFCPFSPSGLASWLALAGPSLSYLELRMDNLGDTAIVHESPSKLDCIGAAMNLEILKLWGVLIERIPKWDEFHNLKILEVVGARLEDAAVNAVIRSCPNLTKLLLLGCEGVQSISIDLPFLEDCRLDFYGLGNCSLSLTAPKIESLEVQGCSWIRVPETKHLKKLSISNSAGRVYMIDFGKLTALEALSMRGIQWCWEAICKMLRLASDVKHLFMKVEFTGDYDALQPFPEIDFVDFFNSHPKLLKFDIHGAMFAALCQKNSLKHVDSDFVIPCLEEVLITVRSPLNAEQKMSTLESLLRYGKNLRTMVIKILQMKGSHNSADDFFDEICRFRYMHREIIRIE